A DNA window from Spirochaetota bacterium contains the following coding sequences:
- the gltA gene encoding NADPH-dependent glutamate synthase, whose product MEKKELTNKERLALPQQKMPEQTPAERIRNVNEVPLGFTEEMAIAEAERCLQCKNAPCVKGCPVSVNIPTFIQLITEKKFGEAAAAIKVTNVLPAVCGRVCPQEEQCQKPCTVGKSLKSVDKAVQIGKLERFVADWEMSQKSIAIPEIKKSTGKKIAVIGCGPAGITVAADCRREGHDVTIFEALHKPGGVLAYGIPEFRLPKRIVGREVDNLTRMGVNVRMNMVIGKVYTIDELMADGYDAVFVGTGAGLPMFLNIPGENLNGVYSANEYLTRANLMQSYSFPNTDTPILRAKNVAVFGGGNVAMDSARTALRLGADNVYLVYRRSKEEMPARKEEVHHAEEEGVKLNLLQNPVRFIGNDKGWVTGVECLRMELGEPDDSGRRRPVAVKGSEFVIPVEACIVSIGNASNPLIPHTTPDINVTKWGNIIADEETLKTSKKGVFAGGDIVLGAATVILAMGQGRKAARAINDYLATGTW is encoded by the coding sequence ATGGAAAAAAAAGAACTTACCAACAAAGAACGGCTCGCGCTGCCCCAGCAGAAGATGCCCGAACAGACCCCGGCGGAGCGGATCCGCAACGTCAACGAGGTGCCTCTCGGCTTCACCGAGGAAATGGCGATCGCCGAAGCGGAGCGCTGCCTCCAGTGCAAGAACGCTCCCTGCGTGAAAGGATGCCCGGTATCGGTTAACATCCCGACCTTCATCCAGCTCATCACCGAGAAGAAGTTCGGCGAAGCTGCGGCGGCCATCAAAGTAACCAACGTGCTTCCCGCCGTGTGCGGCAGGGTCTGCCCCCAGGAAGAGCAGTGCCAGAAGCCCTGCACCGTGGGCAAGAGCCTCAAGTCCGTGGATAAAGCGGTCCAGATCGGCAAGCTCGAGCGTTTCGTGGCCGACTGGGAGATGAGCCAGAAATCGATTGCTATCCCTGAAATAAAGAAGAGTACCGGCAAGAAAATCGCCGTAATAGGCTGCGGCCCCGCGGGCATTACCGTCGCTGCCGACTGCCGCCGCGAAGGCCATGACGTGACCATCTTCGAGGCCCTGCACAAGCCCGGCGGAGTATTGGCCTACGGAATCCCGGAATTCCGCCTTCCCAAGCGGATCGTGGGACGCGAGGTGGACAACCTCACCCGCATGGGCGTCAACGTGCGGATGAACATGGTCATCGGCAAGGTATATACCATCGACGAGCTCATGGCAGACGGATACGACGCCGTCTTCGTCGGCACCGGCGCCGGCCTCCCCATGTTCCTGAACATCCCGGGCGAGAACCTGAACGGCGTCTATTCAGCCAACGAATACCTCACCAGGGCCAACCTGATGCAGTCATATTCATTTCCGAACACGGATACCCCGATCCTGCGCGCGAAGAACGTCGCGGTCTTCGGCGGCGGCAACGTCGCCATGGACTCGGCGCGCACCGCCCTCCGGCTTGGCGCGGACAACGTATACCTCGTATACCGCCGCTCGAAGGAGGAGATGCCTGCCCGTAAAGAGGAAGTGCACCACGCCGAGGAAGAAGGCGTCAAGCTGAACCTGCTGCAGAACCCGGTCCGTTTCATCGGCAACGACAAGGGATGGGTCACCGGCGTCGAGTGCCTGCGCATGGAACTGGGAGAGCCTGACGACTCCGGCCGTCGGCGTCCCGTCGCGGTAAAGGGAAGCGAGTTCGTGATACCGGTCGAGGCCTGCATCGTGTCGATCGGGAACGCGTCGAACCCGCTCATACCCCACACGACGCCCGACATCAACGTCACCAAGTGGGGCAACATCATAGCCGACGAGGAGACCCTTAAGACCAGCAAGAAGGGGGTCTTCGCGGGAGGCGACATCGTCCTCGGCGCCGCCACGGTCATCCTCGCCATGGGACAGGGCCGCAAGGCCGCCCGGGCCATCAACGATTACCTGGCCACGGGAACGTGGTAA
- a CDS encoding sulfide/dihydroorotate dehydrogenase-like FAD/NAD-binding protein — translation MNTILEKEFLTPHVFRMKVEAPEIARKRKAGQFIILRVSEAGERIPLTIADGDPKAGWIELVVQAVGKTTQELSKLEPGTSLTDLAGPLGRPTHIEKLGTVVMVGGGIGIAPAHPIAQAMKAAGNRVISILGGRTKDLVIMENKMRAASDEVIITTDDGSYGAKGLVTDAIKKLVADGVKIDLVIAIGPPIMMKFVSQLTKEYGIPTQVSLNTIMVDGTGMCGGCRVTVGTESKFVCVDGPEFDGHLVNFDEMIQRLGMYREHEKESIDHGCKIGLDK, via the coding sequence ATGAATACAATACTTGAAAAAGAATTCCTCACTCCCCATGTCTTCCGCATGAAAGTGGAAGCCCCGGAGATCGCGCGCAAGAGAAAGGCCGGGCAGTTCATCATCCTCCGCGTCAGCGAAGCCGGAGAGCGGATACCCCTGACGATTGCCGACGGGGACCCGAAAGCCGGCTGGATAGAACTCGTCGTGCAGGCCGTTGGCAAGACAACGCAGGAGCTGTCCAAGCTCGAGCCCGGCACCTCCCTCACGGACCTGGCAGGCCCGCTGGGAAGGCCGACGCACATCGAAAAACTCGGCACCGTTGTCATGGTCGGCGGCGGCATCGGCATCGCGCCGGCGCATCCGATCGCCCAGGCGATGAAGGCTGCCGGCAACCGGGTCATCTCGATCCTGGGCGGCCGCACGAAGGACCTTGTCATCATGGAGAACAAGATGCGGGCCGCGAGCGACGAGGTTATCATCACCACCGACGACGGCTCCTACGGCGCGAAGGGCCTTGTAACCGACGCCATCAAAAAGCTTGTCGCCGACGGCGTGAAGATCGACCTGGTCATCGCGATCGGCCCTCCCATCATGATGAAATTCGTAAGCCAGCTCACGAAGGAATACGGAATCCCCACACAGGTGAGCCTGAACACCATCATGGTGGACGGCACCGGCATGTGCGGCGGTTGCCGCGTCACCGTGGGCACGGAGTCCAAGTTCGTGTGCGTTGACGGTCCCGAGTTCGACGGGCATCTCGTTAATTTTGACGAGATGATACAGCGTCTCGGCATGTACCGGGAGCATGAAAAGGAATCGATCGACCACGGCTGTAAAATAGGGCTTGATAAATAA
- a CDS encoding acetoacetate decarboxylase family protein: MKPTFDIPASLLDNGHSHVFKNEFFEQFTLRKAARPLQLTEKISKDYLFPTFYGDVTCAIGIFLCSYEKAETLVAKELHPKIKPVRITRGRSLIAFSCYEYKNVMSVPPYNEIAMAIPVMVNAKLSPPLLPMIMKFRHFGYYIAGMPVTSYENQVRGNKIWGLPKVTQQIDIRKEGSDCVTTAYEKSGEPYLTIRVPVNGTATGFNETSNLYSRLNGRLLQSETNFKASFNVNKHMNLLFKKDVKPDRMYIEIGGTASAKMLRDLEIEEHPFQTRYAEHMSSCFDLYNEKTQAWFEELNK, encoded by the coding sequence ATGAAGCCGACATTTGATATACCAGCATCTTTGCTCGATAATGGGCATAGCCATGTTTTTAAAAATGAATTTTTTGAACAATTTACCCTGCGAAAAGCGGCCAGGCCGTTACAGTTAACTGAAAAGATATCAAAGGATTACCTGTTCCCTACATTCTATGGCGATGTTACCTGCGCCATAGGGATTTTTCTCTGTTCCTATGAAAAAGCCGAAACCCTGGTCGCGAAAGAGCTGCATCCAAAAATAAAACCGGTCAGGATCACCAGGGGCCGGTCACTGATAGCATTTTCATGCTATGAATATAAAAATGTGATGAGCGTCCCCCCTTATAATGAAATCGCCATGGCCATTCCGGTAATGGTGAACGCAAAGTTAAGTCCTCCGCTGCTGCCTATGATCATGAAGTTCAGGCATTTCGGTTATTATATCGCCGGTATGCCGGTGACATCGTACGAAAACCAGGTGAGGGGAAATAAGATATGGGGATTGCCCAAGGTCACCCAGCAGATTGATATAAGAAAAGAAGGCAGTGACTGCGTCACTACCGCCTATGAAAAAAGCGGGGAACCGTATTTAACAATCCGGGTACCGGTGAACGGAACAGCCACAGGTTTTAATGAAACATCCAATTTGTATTCACGGTTGAATGGAAGACTGCTGCAAAGCGAAACGAATTTCAAGGCATCTTTCAATGTCAACAAACACATGAACCTGCTGTTCAAAAAAGACGTGAAGCCGGACAGAATGTATATCGAGATTGGCGGCACTGCCTCCGCGAAAATGCTGCGGGACCTTGAAATTGAAGAGCATCCCTTCCAGACGCGGTACGCGGAGCACATGTCCAGCTGTTTTGATTTATATAACGAAAAAACCCAGGCATGGTTCGAAGAACTAAATAAATAG
- a CDS encoding TetR/AcrR family transcriptional regulator gives MGLDAPRGREACNSINIFDGMSSACGNCHIMRNSTKHIEDKNEKYISREMIKKCAVDLFNQRGVTDTSVNDIVKRAGIAKGTFYLYFQNKDDLINAVFEKFGEEFFEEIIVKNKDLPRITDIAESVLAYFNNNRMFLIELRKNMNAHREYPYFKKTISAFSKVILNFLNLDERYPITQLDAYSEVLMSTIFDICYRLIIEESIDSKSEAKLMLEDFMKRFFNCEPIFT, from the coding sequence ATGGGTCTTGACGCACCTCGGGGGCGTGAGGCTTGCAATTCAATAAATATATTTGACGGAATGTCTTCGGCCTGCGGTAATTGTCATATAATGCGGAATAGCACAAAACATATCGAGGATAAGAACGAGAAGTACATCAGCCGTGAAATGATAAAAAAATGCGCTGTTGATCTCTTTAATCAAAGGGGCGTAACCGATACGTCCGTTAATGATATTGTCAAAAGGGCCGGTATTGCCAAGGGGACCTTCTATTTATATTTTCAGAATAAAGATGATTTAATAAATGCTGTTTTTGAAAAATTCGGCGAAGAGTTTTTTGAAGAGATTATCGTTAAGAATAAAGACCTTCCCAGGATTACCGATATTGCGGAATCGGTATTAGCGTACTTCAATAATAACAGGATGTTCCTGATTGAGCTCAGGAAGAACATGAATGCCCACCGGGAATATCCCTATTTCAAAAAAACGATCTCCGCCTTTTCCAAGGTTATTTTGAATTTCCTTAACCTCGATGAACGATATCCCATAACCCAGCTTGATGCCTATTCAGAGGTGCTGATGAGCACGATATTTGATATCTGCTACCGCCTTATCATCGAGGAGAGTATTGATAGCAAATCCGAGGCTAAACTTATGCTCGAAGATTTCATGAAAAGATTTTTTAATTGTGAACCAATTTTTACTTGA
- a CDS encoding flagellar assembly protein T N-terminal domain-containing protein codes for MKRIASVVTAVLVAALLFPALSMGEDAKKYKGKGEALIVNNDLPKAKRDALTEAFKSALQKAVGVYIKAKSKVENFEMTYSKILSESEGYVKNYKVLGEKTEDGIYSVEIEAEVAGEKLDDAFSQRLSRFVEKNLFSTFTIIASAMTSGNRFYNLTTTIMVMINDPTIEIDSIQIRLPKGGWIKPRITKSGLANLIMMTETIDPKNMASSRYIDDVVYFLEHRNANLDIRFKNPGTGKNDTRSITLEKLTMTASLGGGTSINILNREMKEVSDRDLADSAAALKKANTLLESEKKLIGMSGTLVLIVSTYKQGGSNYGQISISFSIPSSSMDISAIDAKSIELRLPVSGWIKPEVRESEYSIDVALNLTSTDPRSMKYLADMAECFDREAFALEMKYRDTVKKSVENRLAMISFMSVNISEEGQKIHDVQGKSFEKIDPGQRASIRSYLKKIVK; via the coding sequence ATGAAAAGAATCGCGTCTGTCGTGACAGCTGTTCTTGTTGCGGCGCTTCTGTTTCCCGCTCTTTCCATGGGCGAGGACGCCAAGAAATACAAGGGCAAGGGCGAAGCCCTTATCGTGAACAACGACCTGCCGAAGGCCAAGCGCGACGCCCTCACCGAGGCCTTTAAAAGCGCCCTGCAGAAGGCCGTGGGCGTGTACATAAAGGCCAAATCGAAGGTCGAGAACTTCGAGATGACCTACAGCAAGATCCTGAGCGAGTCCGAAGGGTATGTGAAGAACTACAAGGTGCTCGGCGAGAAGACCGAAGACGGCATCTATTCCGTGGAGATCGAGGCCGAGGTGGCTGGCGAAAAGCTCGATGACGCCTTCAGCCAGCGCCTTTCCAGGTTCGTGGAGAAGAACCTTTTCAGCACCTTTACGATCATAGCGTCGGCCATGACGAGCGGCAACCGGTTCTACAACCTCACGACGACCATCATGGTCATGATCAACGATCCCACCATTGAGATCGACTCGATCCAGATCAGGCTCCCGAAGGGCGGATGGATAAAGCCGCGCATCACCAAGTCGGGACTGGCCAACCTGATCATGATGACGGAGACCATCGATCCGAAGAACATGGCGTCGTCACGGTACATCGACGACGTGGTATACTTCCTGGAGCACCGCAATGCGAACCTCGATATCAGGTTCAAGAACCCCGGCACCGGGAAAAATGATACACGGTCCATCACCCTGGAAAAGCTGACCATGACCGCGTCCCTGGGTGGCGGCACTTCGATCAATATACTGAACAGGGAAATGAAAGAGGTGTCCGACCGCGACCTTGCGGATTCGGCTGCGGCGCTCAAAAAGGCCAATACCCTCCTCGAAAGCGAAAAGAAGCTGATCGGCATGTCCGGCACCCTGGTGCTGATCGTCAGCACCTACAAGCAGGGAGGGAGCAATTACGGACAGATCAGCATATCCTTTTCGATCCCGTCATCGAGCATGGATATAAGCGCCATAGACGCGAAGAGCATCGAGCTGCGCCTGCCCGTATCGGGCTGGATAAAGCCCGAGGTCAGGGAGAGCGAGTACAGCATCGACGTGGCGCTCAATTTGACGAGCACGGATCCGCGCTCTATGAAATATCTCGCTGACATGGCGGAGTGTTTCGACAGGGAAGCCTTCGCCCTTGAAATGAAATACAGGGACACCGTGAAAAAGAGCGTGGAGAACAGGCTCGCGATGATATCCTTCATGTCGGTCAATATCAGCGAAGAAGGCCAGAAGATCCATGACGTGCAGGGAAAGTCCTTTGAAAAGATCGATCCCGGGCAAAGGGCCTCGATCAGGTCGTACCTTAAAAAAATCGTGAAGTGA
- a CDS encoding PFL family protein produces MNQHEVIETLKMIQEEKLDIRTITMGISLGDCADGNAERSCAKMREKIGRFAGRLAAVGDEIEETYGVPIINKRIAVTPIALVAESSGAADYLPFARALDEAARDADVNFIGGFSALVHKGATPGDRKLMESLPRALSETERVCASVNVATSRSGINMDGIRTMGRIIKEIAAATKESGSVGCAKLVVFANAPEDNPFMAGAFHGVGEAEAVINVGISGPGVIKSALEKIKGSDLETVAETIKRTSFKITRVGQLVAREAARRLGVPFGIVDVSLAPTPFVGDSVAYILEEMGLERCGAPGSTAALMLLNDAVKKGGLMASSFVGGLSGAFIPVSEDLGMIEAAEQGALTIEKLEAMTAVCSVGLDMIAVPGDTDADTIAAIIADEAAIGVANNKTTAVRIIPVFGKKAGDSVEFGGLLGRAPVMPVSRCSPSLFIARGGRIPAPLQSYRN; encoded by the coding sequence ATGAACCAGCACGAAGTCATCGAAACCCTGAAAATGATCCAGGAGGAGAAGCTCGATATCCGCACCATCACCATGGGAATATCCCTGGGGGATTGCGCCGATGGCAACGCGGAGAGATCGTGCGCGAAGATGCGTGAAAAGATCGGCCGCTTCGCCGGCAGGCTCGCAGCCGTGGGAGACGAGATCGAGGAGACCTACGGGGTCCCCATCATCAACAAGCGGATCGCTGTGACACCAATCGCCCTTGTCGCCGAGAGCTCCGGCGCCGCCGACTACCTCCCCTTCGCCCGGGCCCTTGACGAAGCCGCCCGCGACGCTGACGTGAATTTCATCGGCGGCTTTTCAGCCCTGGTCCACAAGGGGGCGACCCCCGGGGACCGGAAGCTCATGGAGTCCCTTCCGCGGGCCCTCTCCGAAACGGAGCGGGTGTGCGCGTCGGTCAACGTGGCCACGTCGCGCTCCGGGATCAACATGGATGGCATCAGGACCATGGGGAGGATCATCAAAGAGATTGCGGCCGCGACGAAAGAGAGCGGCAGCGTCGGGTGCGCCAAGCTCGTGGTCTTCGCCAACGCGCCGGAGGACAATCCCTTCATGGCCGGCGCCTTCCACGGCGTCGGCGAGGCGGAGGCGGTCATCAACGTGGGGATCAGCGGCCCCGGCGTGATCAAGAGCGCCCTCGAAAAGATAAAAGGGAGCGACCTGGAAACCGTGGCGGAAACCATCAAGCGGACCTCCTTCAAGATCACCCGCGTGGGCCAGCTGGTGGCCCGGGAAGCGGCCCGCCGCCTGGGCGTTCCCTTCGGCATCGTGGACGTGTCCCTGGCGCCGACGCCCTTCGTGGGAGACAGCGTGGCCTACATTCTGGAAGAGATGGGTCTGGAGCGCTGCGGCGCGCCCGGGTCCACGGCGGCCCTGATGCTCCTGAACGACGCGGTCAAGAAGGGCGGCCTCATGGCCTCCTCCTTCGTGGGGGGCCTCTCCGGCGCCTTCATCCCGGTGAGCGAGGACCTGGGCATGATCGAGGCCGCGGAACAGGGGGCCCTCACCATCGAGAAGCTCGAGGCCATGACCGCGGTCTGCTCCGTGGGCCTTGACATGATCGCGGTGCCGGGCGACACAGACGCGGACACCATCGCGGCCATAATCGCCGACGAGGCCGCCATCGGCGTGGCCAACAACAAGACCACGGCCGTGCGCATCATCCCCGTCTTCGGCAAGAAGGCCGGCGACTCAGTTGAATTCGGCGGGCTCCTCGGCAGGGCACCGGTCATGCCGGTGAGCCGCTGCAGCCCGTCGCTCTTCATCGCCCGCGGCGGCAGGATACCGGCGCCCCTGCAGAGCTACCGGAACTGA
- a CDS encoding ACT domain-containing protein: MKAIITVVGKDRVGIIAAVSAKLAQCGVNILDISQTIMQENFTMMMSVDLAGSGVSLKELKAQLAEIGSSMGLVINIYNEELFNTMHRV; this comes from the coding sequence ATGAAAGCAATCATCACCGTTGTCGGCAAGGATCGTGTCGGCATCATAGCTGCCGTGAGCGCCAAGCTGGCCCAGTGCGGCGTCAACATCCTCGACATCAGCCAGACCATCATGCAGGAGAACTTCACCATGATGATGTCAGTCGACCTGGCGGGAAGCGGCGTGTCCCTGAAGGAGCTCAAGGCCCAGCTCGCCGAAATCGGCTCGTCCATGGGCCTGGTTATCAACATCTACAACGAAGAGCTCTTCAATACAATGCACCGGGTGTGA
- a CDS encoding 4Fe-4S binding protein, which yields MNYHNAAYRNLAKKFSLEAMIGPDENESLLSELLIHCFTKEEAELAEHLPFFYKTHSLEKVARAAGKDPGDVKPLLDSMVAKGLIRGRGNGYALLPILPGMFENVLMDGHDTQWHREFARIANRLYETGYVRKYLEHPTRVVRSIPLNLEQNAAGTAIDPDRVEQMIRSHDLMAVLNNCQCRHARHLEGTECRRAGRLDGCLAFGDIARMYIDRGGARQVDRDSMRSVVKDRIAMNLVFFAGNVAAGSANQICTCCDCCCHMLGQIIGVDPGLIVNTPKYRAVVNEERCTDCGKCIKPCNLGAHSMEGKRHSYDPARCVGCGLCVKACPSAAIDMVEAVGYREPAANFKRLAVRLAPAKILALIKGKIAGK from the coding sequence ATGAACTACCACAACGCCGCATACCGCAACCTTGCGAAAAAATTCAGCCTCGAGGCGATGATCGGTCCTGATGAGAACGAATCCCTCCTGTCGGAGCTCCTCATCCACTGCTTCACCAAGGAGGAGGCGGAGCTGGCGGAGCACCTCCCCTTTTTCTACAAGACCCACTCCCTGGAGAAGGTGGCGCGCGCGGCCGGGAAAGATCCGGGAGATGTCAAGCCGCTCCTCGATTCGATGGTGGCCAAGGGACTCATCAGGGGCCGCGGCAACGGCTATGCCCTGCTGCCGATCCTGCCCGGCATGTTCGAGAATGTCCTGATGGACGGCCATGACACGCAGTGGCACCGCGAGTTCGCCCGCATTGCCAATAGATTGTACGAAACGGGGTACGTGAGGAAGTACCTGGAACACCCCACCCGGGTCGTGCGAAGCATCCCCCTGAACCTGGAACAAAACGCCGCCGGAACAGCCATAGACCCGGACCGGGTGGAGCAGATGATACGGTCCCACGACCTGATGGCGGTGCTCAACAACTGCCAGTGCCGCCATGCCCGGCACCTGGAAGGGACCGAGTGCCGGCGCGCAGGTCGCCTTGACGGGTGCCTTGCCTTCGGCGATATCGCCCGCATGTACATCGACCGGGGAGGCGCGCGCCAGGTCGACCGCGACTCCATGCGCTCCGTCGTGAAGGACCGCATAGCCATGAACCTGGTCTTCTTCGCCGGCAACGTCGCCGCCGGGAGCGCGAACCAGATCTGCACCTGCTGCGATTGCTGCTGCCACATGCTGGGGCAGATCATCGGCGTCGATCCGGGCCTCATCGTGAACACGCCGAAATACCGCGCCGTCGTGAACGAAGAGCGGTGCACAGACTGCGGAAAGTGCATAAAGCCGTGCAATCTCGGGGCCCACTCGATGGAAGGCAAGCGTCACAGCTACGACCCGGCCCGCTGCGTGGGCTGCGGACTATGCGTGAAGGCCTGTCCTTCAGCCGCCATCGACATGGTCGAAGCCGTCGGATACCGGGAGCCCGCGGCAAATTTCAAGCGCCTTGCCGTCAGGCTCGCCCCCGCGAAGATCCTGGCTCTGATAAAAGGAAAGATCGCGGGAAAATGA
- a CDS encoding ketopantoate reductase family protein, which yields MNKDMKIVFFGAGAIGQSVGGWIAPHHGNVYFLDRGEVAKIMKEKGITLFEQNKKDQKTSVRVKVIDDIGQAADADVIVIGVKNFSLDAVARAIRDKAGDRPVIIAMQNGVENQTILPKYFSKVIYCVIGYNAWFDEPGVVGYQKKGPLVFGTRDNELMEEMRQIAGVFNRGVETVVVDHLQDAAHSKVIINLTNSLTTLIGHGFRPVSDESIFQKLLTNLLYEGTRIAKAAGYHECKIGGMPPWLLMKLGATMPQFITRPMFRKNAKKMVMSSMAQDIIQRGGHDSELETINGYMVGLAEKHKIDAPYNRAIYELCRREFAKKKFEPMDIRDVWAEVSGRL from the coding sequence ATGAACAAAGACATGAAGATCGTATTTTTCGGGGCCGGCGCCATCGGCCAGTCCGTCGGCGGCTGGATAGCGCCGCATCATGGGAACGTCTATTTCCTCGACCGGGGCGAGGTGGCAAAAATCATGAAGGAGAAGGGGATCACCCTCTTTGAGCAGAATAAAAAAGACCAGAAAACCAGTGTCAGGGTGAAGGTCATCGACGATATCGGCCAGGCGGCGGACGCCGACGTGATAGTCATCGGGGTCAAGAACTTCAGCCTTGATGCGGTGGCGAGGGCGATCAGGGACAAGGCCGGGGACAGGCCGGTCATCATCGCCATGCAGAACGGCGTCGAAAACCAGACGATACTGCCGAAGTATTTCTCGAAGGTCATCTACTGCGTCATCGGGTACAACGCCTGGTTCGACGAACCCGGCGTCGTGGGCTACCAGAAAAAAGGGCCCCTTGTGTTCGGCACCAGGGATAACGAGCTCATGGAAGAGATGCGGCAGATCGCCGGCGTCTTCAACAGGGGCGTCGAAACGGTGGTGGTCGACCACCTCCAGGACGCGGCCCATTCCAAGGTGATCATCAATCTCACCAATTCGCTCACCACCCTTATCGGCCACGGCTTCAGGCCGGTTTCGGACGAGAGTATATTTCAAAAGCTCCTCACCAATCTGCTCTACGAAGGCACGCGGATCGCCAAGGCGGCCGGCTACCACGAATGCAAGATCGGCGGCATGCCCCCCTGGCTGCTCATGAAGCTCGGGGCCACCATGCCGCAGTTCATCACCAGGCCCATGTTCAGGAAGAACGCGAAAAAGATGGTCATGAGCAGCATGGCCCAGGACATCATCCAGAGGGGCGGCCATGATTCGGAGCTGGAGACGATCAACGGCTACATGGTAGGCCTTGCGGAGAAACACAAAATCGATGCGCCCTATAACAGGGCCATCTATGAGCTGTGCAGGCGCGAGTTCGCGAAAAAGAAGTTTGAGCCTATGGACATCAGGGACGTGTGGGCCGAGGTGAGCGGGCGGCTCTGA